One segment of Pseudophryne corroboree isolate aPseCor3 chromosome 10, aPseCor3.hap2, whole genome shotgun sequence DNA contains the following:
- the MPZL3 gene encoding myelin protein zero-like protein 3: MELHWERGLLSRLLLLIVGAPSVLPIDVRAGSAVYGVVGESVRLWCTFSSNYPLSDSVSITWTYRPEKGGSTITLMHYQAEAYPFPNDPFKDRVKWDGDARGGDASILLENLRLTDNGTLSCQVKNLPVDVHGNVPQTKLTVTLESLSFRFNTVLLLSALVFIPSAVVSLILLIRMRRAIKRDRLRHQKMQKSPIEDSQDCIYDENITTPLHRDSSVKQHDGCLMRLCRKCDDDSDDY; the protein is encoded by the exons ATGGAGCTGCACTGGGAGAGAGGGCTCCTGagccggctgctgctgctgatagTGG GCGCCCCAAGCGTGCTTCCCATAGATGTCCGGGCAGGCTCCGCAGTATATGGGGTGGTAGGAGAGTCCGTTAGGTTATGGTGTACCTTCTCCTCCAATTACCCCCTATCTGACTCTGTATCTATAACCTGGACCTACCGTCCTGAAAAAGGAGGTTCAACCATCACT CTCATGCACTACCAGGCAGAGGCCTACCCCTTTCCAAATGATCCCTTCAAGGACCGCGTAAAGTGGGATGGGGATGCCAGAGGCGGAGATGCCTCCATTTTGCTGGAGAACCTAAGGCTGACAGACAATGGCACCCTGTCCTGTCAAGTGAAGAACCTGCCCGTCGATGTCCATGGCAATGTGCCTCAGACGAAGCTGACAGTCACTCTGGAAA GCCTCTCCTTTAGATTCAACACGGTCCTCTTGCTGTCGGCTCTGGTGTTCATTCCTTCTGCTGTGGTCTCCTTGATACTACTGATAAGGATGAGGAGGGCGATCAAGAGGGACAGACTCAGGCACCAGAAGATGCAAAAGTCGCCTATTGAAGACTCCCAGGA TTGTATTTATGATGAGAACATTACCACTCCTCTGCACCGCGATTCATCTGTGAAGCAACACGACGGATGTTTAATGCGTCTTTGCCGGAAATGTGATGAT GATTCAGATGATTACTGA